A genomic region of Ascaphus truei isolate aAscTru1 unplaced genomic scaffold, aAscTru1.hap1 HAP1_SCAFFOLD_806, whole genome shotgun sequence contains the following coding sequences:
- the LOC142486290 gene encoding uncharacterized protein LOC142486290 isoform X2, translating to MSFQVSTMQLLAEAHNNEEGWFQKQMCALVLKAGSDQGSLGSRGNARGQGGSHATCAEAWPSSSDEGGPSYGAREALVVQKGKSGTAGTRSTSLRGAGTSSTARKRSGPRVELAVRGLEDKGLGAGPDRRFKTPPGTGASKDGAVSEVGTGGGDPGRTVPSSLVGSGNGGVIDIIKASLAPGTWGA from the exons ATGTCCTTTCAGGTCAGCACCATGCAGCTTTTGGCGGAGGCGCACAACAATGAGGAAGGATGGTTTCAGAAGCAGATGTGTGCACTAGTGCTGAAAGCTGGAAGTGATCAAGGAAGTTTGGGCAGTCGTGGAAACGCGAGAGGACAGGGTGGTTCCCATGCTACCTGCGCTGAGGCGTGGCCATCATCAAGTGATGAAGGGGGTCCTAGTTACGGAGCACGGGAAGCGTTGGTGGTGCAGAAGG GTAAATCTGGAACGGCCGGGACGCGGTCGACCTCGCTTCGTGGCGCTGGTACGTCGTCCACGGCTCGCAAGCGGTCCGGGCCTCGGGTTGAGCTTGCTGTCAGAGGCTTAGAGGACAAGGGTCTTGGGgcaggtcccgacaggcggttcaaAACACCGCCGGGGACTGGGGCATCGAAGG ATGGAGCTGTTTCGGAGGTTGGCACCGGGGGCGGAGACCCAGGGCGAACGGTGCCCAGCAGTCTTGTGGGATCTGGTAACGGAGGTGTGATTGATATAATCAAGGCTTCACTCGCCCCGGGTACGTGGGGTGCTTAG
- the LOC142486290 gene encoding uncharacterized protein LOC142486290 isoform X1, with protein sequence MSFQVSTMQLLAEAHNNEEGWFQKQMCALVLKAGSDQGSLGSRGNARGQGGSHATCAEAWPSSSDEGGPSYGAREALVVQKGKSGTAGTRSTSLRGAGTSSTARKRSGPRVELAVRGLEDKGLGAGPDRRFKTPPGTGASKGKRKRVACLGNKGVTLPGIVSSPGPQVLELGLAGDAEARMISAVVKGVQLALLPMTTLLSTKQAVEACKSSERQGGSDSVLDGGSNRGTVGGELAQVSLGGESTAGCTLSTVPKVIQDALASATALPVQVAGQGADLTTVVSLLGEHPVVNSGAGQGTGLGRPLAGSKRLPDAAYGDSCTTISRSLGVHLSKEVKEKIWAGDYVEILSLLPGYNEAVAKSGKKKGEAKKEDVEKRLFPRKFSNWSQAFGILAGVAGEKDPHLCSALFKYQDTIRKAFQKHGGSSFRGSNSLKGVWREHFQVRTSGRGRAGGKQSGVCWRYNESRCNFENCM encoded by the exons ATGTCCTTTCAGGTCAGCACCATGCAGCTTTTGGCGGAGGCGCACAACAATGAGGAAGGATGGTTTCAGAAGCAGATGTGTGCACTAGTGCTGAAAGCTGGAAGTGATCAAGGAAGTTTGGGCAGTCGTGGAAACGCGAGAGGACAGGGTGGTTCCCATGCTACCTGCGCTGAGGCGTGGCCATCATCAAGTGATGAAGGGGGTCCTAGTTACGGAGCACGGGAAGCGTTGGTGGTGCAGAAGG GTAAATCTGGAACGGCCGGGACGCGGTCGACCTCGCTTCGTGGCGCTGGTACGTCGTCCACGGCTCGCAAGCGGTCCGGGCCTCGGGTTGAGCTTGCTGTCAGAGGCTTAGAGGACAAGGGTCTTGGGgcaggtcccgacaggcggttcaaAACACCGCCGGGGACTGGGGCATCGAAGGGTAAGCGAAAAAGAGTTGCTTGTTTGGGAAATAAGGGCGTTACCTTGCCGGGCATTGTTAGCTCCCCTGGGCCACAGGTGTTGGAGTTGGGGTTAGCGGGCGATGCCGAGGCAAGAATGATTAGTGCGGTGGTTAAGGGCGTTCAGTTAGCTTTATTGCCGATGACAACGTTATTATCCACTAAGCAAGCAGTGGAGGCATGCAAGTCAAGTGAGCGGCAGGGGGGGTCAGATTCAGTGCTTGATGGGGGGAGCAACCGTGGAACAGTGGGTGGAGAGTTGGCTCAGGTGTCTTTGGGTGGGGAGAGTACAGCAGGTTGTACCCTTAGCACAGTGCCGAAAGTTATTCAAGATGCGTTGGCATCGGCCACAGCATTGCCGGTGCAGGTGGCGGGACAAGGAGCTGATTTAACGACAGTTGTTAGTTTGTTAGGTGAGCATCCGGTGGTGAATTCAGGTGCTGGGCAGGGGACAGGGCTCGGAAGGCCATTGGCAGGTTCAAAAAGGCTGCCGGATGCGGCCTATGGGGACTCATGTACGACCATATCACGTTCCTTAGGCGTGCATTTGTCAAAGGAAGTAAAGGAAAAGATTTGGGCGGGTGATTACGTTGAGATTTTGTCATTGCTTCCGGGTTACAATGAAGCGGTAGCTAAATccggaaaaaaaaagggggaggctaAAAAGGAGGATGTGGAAAAGCGTCTTTTTCCTCGCAAGTTCAGTAATTGGTCGCAGGCATTTGGGATTTTGGCGGGCGTTGCGGGGGAAAAGGATCCGCATTTATGCTCGGCGCTTTTTAAGTATCAGGATACGATTAGAAAAGCGTTTCAGAAACACGGGGGGTCGTCCTTTCGTGGGTCAAATAGCCTCAAAGGGGTCTGGCGGGAGCATTTTCAGGTGCGCACATCAGGGAGAGGGCGTGCAGGTGGGAAGCAGTCGGGGGTATGTTGGCGTTACAACGAGTCAAGATGCAATTTTGAGAATTGTATGTAG